The following are from one region of the Rhizobium sullae genome:
- a CDS encoding sugar-binding transcriptional regulator, with product MKSARGVAETGSSLPTEFDDAVMWAAWLYYADQMTQSEIAKRLGVSRATIVNHLQEARERGIVSVNINPQAGGRTSVARALMQRFGLSGVFVIPNGEEESVSQRLGDAGARVLADQIEDGDIIGVAWGRTVLAAADQISLTRPLSNLTVVQVSGSSTGEPDFSPELCTSLLSNRIHARCVNLLAPAVLSTRELKAALLAEPVLKKQMDLVHSTHRILFGVGDLGPRSTVRASGIASREEVDDYIARGAVAVIIGRFIDAHGAAVGGDHDERMVGITLDELKQVPSRICLAGGRAKVPAIIATLGAGYATHFVTDIATGEALLAV from the coding sequence ATGAAGTCGGCGCGAGGCGTCGCCGAGACGGGGTCATCCTTGCCCACGGAGTTCGACGACGCGGTGATGTGGGCCGCCTGGCTCTACTACGCAGACCAAATGACGCAGAGCGAGATCGCCAAGCGCCTCGGCGTATCGCGCGCGACGATCGTCAACCATCTGCAGGAAGCCCGCGAGCGCGGCATCGTCTCGGTCAACATCAACCCGCAGGCGGGCGGGCGCACCAGCGTCGCGCGGGCGCTGATGCAGCGCTTCGGCCTGTCCGGCGTTTTCGTCATTCCGAACGGCGAGGAGGAGAGCGTCTCGCAGCGGCTGGGCGATGCCGGCGCGCGCGTTCTCGCGGACCAGATCGAGGATGGCGACATCATCGGCGTCGCCTGGGGCCGCACGGTGCTGGCGGCCGCCGACCAGATCTCGCTGACGCGGCCACTGTCCAATCTCACCGTGGTGCAGGTTTCGGGCAGCTCCACCGGCGAGCCGGATTTCTCGCCGGAACTCTGCACGTCGCTGCTGTCGAACCGCATTCACGCGCGCTGCGTCAACCTGCTCGCACCCGCCGTTCTGTCGACCCGCGAGCTCAAGGCGGCGCTGCTGGCAGAACCCGTGCTGAAGAAGCAGATGGATCTGGTCCATTCGACCCACCGTATCCTTTTCGGCGTCGGCGATCTCGGTCCGCGCAGCACGGTGCGCGCCTCCGGCATCGCCAGCCGGGAGGAAGTGGACGATTACATCGCCCGCGGCGCCGTCGCCGTCATCATCGGCCGCTTCATCGATGCGCATGGTGCGGCGGTGGGCGGGGACCACGACGAACGCATGGTGGGCATCACGCTCGACGAGCTTAAACAGGTGCCGAGCCGAATCTGCCTCGCCGGCGGGCGGGCCAAGGTCCCGGCGATCATCGCGACGCTGGGGGCCGGCTACGCCACCCATTTCGTCACCGACATTGCCACGGGAGAGGCCCTGCTGGCGGTCTAG
- a CDS encoding sn-glycerol-1-phosphate dehydrogenase, protein MPGNAPVGGWTTLIDDIVAGKWTNPETGERATVPYESIVIGESLQGREADLVAGLELGERYTIVADAQTFDAMGARVEKALKSLGAVDTVILDHPHADMAAVHDLTEKLARSEAVIAVGSGTINDLCKFVTGRTNRRYAVFGTAASMNGYTSTTASITLENGLKVSLPSHAPSGFFIDLGVTAAAPAYLSAAGFADCLVRSVAQVDWWMSHRLLGTLYSTVPYIIQEDDERELNRRAAGIATGDIAANGYLHRVLALCGLGISFTGMSNHGSMGEHQVSHYIDCFARDKHPGTLHGQQVGVATLSMARLQRIFLDSETPPQIRPSRIVPQAMARRMGAEVAAQCYQEIQPKIFDARGAAEINEKLATLWPVLRAELNAFALPVAEMEQLLRDAGGPMTAADLGLPVEIYREALIYSREMRNRYSFLDIAADTGMLEDFAGGEA, encoded by the coding sequence ATGCCCGGCAACGCGCCTGTGGGTGGCTGGACTACGCTCATCGACGACATCGTCGCCGGCAAATGGACGAATCCGGAGACCGGCGAGCGCGCCACGGTTCCCTATGAGTCCATCGTCATTGGCGAGAGCCTGCAGGGCCGCGAGGCCGATCTGGTCGCCGGCCTGGAGCTTGGCGAGCGCTATACGATCGTTGCCGACGCGCAGACGTTCGACGCCATGGGGGCGCGGGTGGAAAAGGCGCTGAAAAGCCTCGGGGCCGTCGACACCGTGATCCTCGATCATCCGCACGCCGACATGGCCGCGGTCCATGACCTGACGGAAAAGCTCGCCCGGTCCGAGGCTGTCATTGCGGTCGGTTCCGGCACGATCAACGATCTCTGCAAATTCGTCACCGGCCGTACCAACCGCCGCTATGCCGTCTTCGGCACGGCCGCATCGATGAACGGCTACACCTCGACCACCGCCTCGATCACGCTCGAAAACGGTCTGAAAGTGTCGCTGCCCTCGCATGCGCCGTCGGGCTTCTTCATCGATCTCGGGGTGACGGCGGCAGCGCCTGCCTATCTTTCGGCCGCCGGCTTTGCCGATTGCCTCGTCCGCTCCGTCGCGCAGGTCGACTGGTGGATGTCACACCGCCTGCTCGGCACGCTCTATTCGACCGTTCCCTACATCATCCAGGAGGATGACGAGCGCGAACTGAACCGGCGCGCTGCCGGCATCGCCACGGGGGATATCGCCGCCAATGGCTATCTCCACCGTGTGCTGGCGCTCTGCGGCCTCGGCATCTCCTTTACCGGCATGTCGAACCACGGTTCGATGGGCGAGCACCAGGTGTCGCACTACATCGACTGCTTTGCCAGGGACAAGCATCCCGGAACGCTGCACGGCCAGCAGGTCGGCGTCGCGACGCTCTCCATGGCGCGCCTCCAGCGCATCTTCCTCGACAGCGAGACGCCGCCGCAGATCCGCCCGAGCCGGATCGTTCCGCAGGCGATGGCGCGGCGCATGGGCGCGGAGGTTGCCGCCCAGTGCTACCAGGAAATCCAGCCGAAGATCTTCGACGCGCGCGGCGCGGCGGAGATCAACGAGAAACTGGCCACGCTGTGGCCGGTGCTGCGCGCCGAGCTCAATGCCTTCGCCCTGCCGGTTGCGGAGATGGAGCAGTTGCTCCGTGATGCCGGCGGTCCGATGACGGCCGCCGATCTCGGCCTGCCGGTCGAGATCTATCGCGAGGCGCTGATCTACAGCCGCGAGATGCGCAACCGCTATTCCTTCCTCGATATCGCGGCGGACACCGGGATGCTCGAGGATTTCGCCGGCGGGGAGGCGTGA
- a CDS encoding HAD-IIB family hydrolase, whose translation MRPIATMPLDVAARIKVLFADIDDTLTNEGRLPAVAYAALERLSAAGIAVAPITGRPAGWCDMIARMWPVAGVVGENGAFYFSYDQQTRRMRRNFAIDDAQRAADRERLEAVRTRILAEVPGAAISADQLYREADLAIDFCEDVPPLADGEVDRIKRIFEQEGAVAKVSSIHVNGWYGAYDKLTMSRSFAADILGVDLEADKSRIVFVGDSPNDAPMFGFFPNACGVANVLALRNRMDAAPAYVTTARGGYGFVEVANHILAARREVA comes from the coding sequence ATGCGCCCGATTGCCACCATGCCGCTTGATGTTGCAGCCCGGATCAAAGTGCTCTTCGCCGATATCGACGATACGCTGACGAATGAGGGCCGGCTGCCCGCCGTTGCCTATGCCGCGCTGGAGCGCCTGAGTGCGGCCGGCATTGCGGTTGCGCCGATCACCGGCCGCCCGGCCGGCTGGTGCGACATGATTGCCCGCATGTGGCCGGTGGCCGGCGTCGTCGGCGAGAACGGCGCCTTCTATTTCTCCTATGACCAGCAGACCCGCCGTATGCGCCGCAACTTTGCCATCGACGATGCCCAGCGGGCGGCGGACCGCGAAAGGCTTGAAGCTGTCCGTACGCGTATCCTCGCCGAGGTTCCGGGTGCGGCGATCTCGGCCGACCAGCTCTACCGTGAAGCCGATCTTGCCATCGACTTCTGCGAGGATGTGCCGCCGCTTGCCGATGGCGAGGTGGACCGGATCAAGCGCATCTTCGAGCAGGAGGGTGCTGTGGCCAAGGTGTCGTCCATCCATGTGAACGGCTGGTACGGAGCCTATGACAAGCTGACGATGAGCCGCAGCTTTGCCGCCGACATTCTCGGCGTCGATCTGGAGGCTGACAAGTCGCGGATCGTTTTCGTCGGCGACAGTCCGAATGACGCGCCGATGTTCGGCTTCTTTCCGAATGCCTGCGGTGTCGCCAATGTGCTGGCTCTCCGGAACCGCATGGATGCGGCGCCCGCCTATGTGACGACGGCGCGCGGCGGGTACGGCTTCGTCGAGGTGGCGAACCATATCCTCGCGGCACGAAGGGAAGTGGCATGA
- a CDS encoding FAD-dependent oxidoreductase, whose product MSGVVYDIAIIGGGINGAGIGGDAAGRGLKVLLVEQADLGSSGRCASNARHAVWSGITGSRCARSSARRRAVPSLAAISAAPSRRRKSALTTQEYTRTAADIVWRLTKSGLRMSPAEIEALDLYMRERREIASASAEWRAPE is encoded by the coding sequence ATGAGCGGCGTGGTCTACGACATCGCCATCATCGGCGGCGGCATCAACGGCGCGGGCATCGGCGGCGACGCAGCCGGGCGCGGGCTGAAGGTGCTGCTCGTCGAACAGGCCGATCTCGGCTCATCTGGCCGCTGCGCTTCGAACGCGAGGCACGCCGTCTGGTCCGGCATTACGGGCTCGAGGTGCGCGCGATCCTCGGCACGGCGACGAGCCGTCCCGAGCTTGGCCGCGATTTCGGCGGCTCCATCACGGCGGCGGAAGTCGGCTTTGACGACGCAGGAATACACCCGGACGGCGGCCGACATCGTCTGGCGACTGACGAAATCGGGCCTGCGGATGAGCCCGGCTGAGATCGAGGCACTCGACCTCTACATGCGGGAGCGACGGGAGATCGCCTCCGCATCGGCGGAGTGGCGGGCTCCGGAATAA
- a CDS encoding carbohydrate ABC transporter permease yields MPIVQVKRIAISDSPWPWLLPLIALLVVFTIYPLIYNIWLSFHEFAPATRGLKFVGFANWVQLWNDTRFWSALGVTFVYFAVALTLEIILGMAIALLLDAELPGFGVLRAVLSMTLVIPPAIAGMMFLLMEDPQFGVLPYLLGQFGLLDKSTPILATSSLALAGVLIAEIWQWTPFMVLIFMAGLRALPVEPYEAASIDGASSFQMFRRLTLPMMSKVIAVAVLLRGIDLFRVFDYVFVMTSGGPGTATYTVSLYAWQQTFSFLKWGYGATLSLTSLIIVMVMANLFIRIAKVRW; encoded by the coding sequence ATGCCCATCGTGCAGGTCAAACGCATCGCGATCTCGGATTCGCCATGGCCATGGCTCTTGCCGCTCATCGCGCTGCTGGTGGTCTTCACCATCTATCCGCTGATCTACAATATCTGGCTGAGCTTCCATGAATTCGCCCCAGCCACCCGAGGGCTGAAATTCGTCGGCTTCGCCAACTGGGTGCAGCTTTGGAACGACACGCGCTTCTGGAGCGCGCTCGGGGTCACCTTCGTCTATTTCGCCGTGGCGCTCACCCTCGAGATCATCCTCGGCATGGCGATCGCCCTGCTGCTCGATGCGGAGCTGCCGGGCTTCGGCGTGCTGCGGGCCGTCCTGTCGATGACGCTGGTGATCCCGCCGGCGATTGCCGGCATGATGTTCCTTCTGATGGAAGACCCGCAATTCGGCGTGCTGCCCTATCTGCTTGGCCAGTTCGGCCTGCTCGACAAGTCGACGCCGATCCTCGCCACCTCGTCGCTGGCATTGGCCGGGGTTCTCATTGCCGAGATCTGGCAGTGGACGCCCTTCATGGTTCTGATCTTCATGGCCGGCCTTCGTGCCCTTCCCGTGGAGCCCTACGAAGCGGCGAGCATCGACGGCGCCTCGTCCTTCCAGATGTTCCGCCGGCTGACCCTTCCGATGATGTCGAAGGTCATCGCGGTCGCGGTGCTGTTGCGCGGCATCGATCTGTTCCGCGTCTTCGACTACGTCTTCGTCATGACTTCGGGAGGACCCGGTACGGCGACCTATACGGTCAGCCTCTATGCCTGGCAGCAGACCTTCTCCTTTCTGAAATGGGGCTATGGCGCAACGCTGAGCCTCACCAGCCTCATCATCGTCATGGTGATGGCCAACCTCTTCATCCGCATCGCAAAGGTCAGGTGGTAA